In bacterium, a genomic segment contains:
- a CDS encoding FAD-dependent oxidoreductase, which yields MSDRRIASHPILPPLTDERIAFTFNGRTLAARRGEVISSALYAAGISVFGHHHRDDGAQGIFCVNGQCSQCTVVADGRPVKSCMVPVTPGMTVQSCEGHPGLGEVAPEAISPDVPDTAVQVLIIGGGPAGVCAANELGRLGLEVLIVDDKQELGGKLSLQTHNFFGSVADCYAGLRGVDIGRRLADEVTALPAVEVWLNATVVGVFSDGKFGVAGPDGYRLVTPQATLITCGAREKSLAFPGCDLTGVYGAGAFQTLVNRDQVRCAERLFIIGGGNVGLIGAYHALQAGIDVVGLVEALPRCGGYKVHEDKIRRLGVPVWTRHTVVRAEGDEKVERVVTTAVDESFRPIAGTERAFDVDTVLVAVGLSPVDELLVKAREYGMTVMAAGDTNEIAEASAAIFAGKIAGRRLARELGVDVPIPSDWESFGEMLKHHGGEPGAFAAPEIDAPVYPLLRCVQEIPCNPCTEACPHGLISMPGSILALPEFSGVCEGCGQCVIACPGLAINLVNNDYDPTGEKALLTVPFEFADETIPFGEEVVTVDMEGRDVGTGAVIAVREREDQDRRKLLLLEVPYADKHAVAGFRIREPWQGEPVDWSATDEDPIVCRCERIRRSEIVAAIRDGVRDMNQLKAVVRSGMGGCGGKTCTELVLRLYREEGVAPSEVTRPTIRPLVAEVHLGDFVRRVAEEVD from the coding sequence ATGAGCGACCGCCGCATAGCGTCCCATCCCATCCTGCCGCCGCTGACCGACGAGCGGATCGCGTTCACCTTCAACGGACGGACCCTGGCGGCGCGCAGGGGCGAGGTCATCTCGTCGGCACTCTACGCCGCCGGCATCTCGGTCTTCGGACACCACCACAGGGACGACGGCGCCCAGGGCATCTTCTGCGTCAACGGCCAGTGCTCCCAGTGCACCGTGGTGGCCGACGGCCGGCCGGTGAAGTCCTGCATGGTGCCGGTGACCCCCGGCATGACGGTGCAGAGCTGCGAGGGCCATCCCGGCCTGGGCGAGGTCGCGCCCGAGGCGATCAGTCCCGACGTGCCCGACACGGCCGTCCAGGTGCTGATCATCGGCGGCGGTCCCGCCGGCGTCTGCGCCGCCAACGAGCTGGGACGGCTGGGCCTCGAAGTCCTGATCGTCGACGACAAGCAGGAGCTCGGCGGCAAATTGAGCCTGCAGACCCATAACTTCTTCGGCTCGGTGGCCGACTGCTACGCCGGTCTGCGCGGGGTGGACATCGGCCGCAGGCTGGCCGACGAGGTCACCGCCCTGCCCGCCGTCGAGGTCTGGCTGAACGCGACGGTGGTGGGCGTCTTCAGCGACGGCAAGTTCGGCGTGGCCGGCCCGGACGGCTACCGCCTGGTCACCCCGCAGGCCACGCTGATCACCTGCGGCGCCCGCGAGAAGAGTCTCGCCTTCCCCGGCTGCGACCTGACCGGCGTCTACGGAGCCGGCGCCTTCCAGACCCTGGTGAACCGGGACCAGGTGCGCTGCGCCGAGCGGCTGTTCATCATCGGCGGCGGCAACGTGGGCCTGATCGGCGCCTACCACGCGCTGCAGGCGGGCATCGACGTGGTCGGACTGGTCGAGGCGCTGCCCCGCTGCGGCGGCTACAAGGTGCACGAGGACAAGATCAGGCGCCTGGGAGTGCCCGTCTGGACCCGCCACACGGTGGTCCGCGCCGAGGGCGACGAGAAGGTCGAACGCGTCGTCACCACCGCCGTCGACGAGTCCTTCCGGCCCATCGCGGGCACCGAGCGCGCCTTCGACGTGGACACGGTCCTGGTGGCGGTCGGCCTGTCGCCCGTGGACGAGCTGCTGGTCAAGGCCCGCGAGTACGGCATGACAGTCATGGCCGCCGGCGACACCAACGAGATCGCCGAGGCCTCGGCGGCCATCTTCGCGGGCAAGATCGCCGGCCGCAGGCTGGCCCGCGAACTGGGCGTGGACGTGCCCATCCCCAGCGACTGGGAGAGCTTCGGCGAGATGCTCAAGCACCACGGCGGCGAGCCCGGCGCCTTCGCGGCGCCCGAGATCGACGCGCCCGTCTACCCGCTGCTGCGCTGCGTCCAGGAGATCCCCTGCAACCCCTGCACCGAGGCCTGCCCGCACGGCCTGATCTCCATGCCCGGCTCGATCCTCGCGCTGCCCGAGTTCTCCGGCGTGTGCGAGGGCTGCGGGCAGTGCGTCATCGCCTGTCCCGGCCTGGCCATCAACCTGGTGAACAACGACTACGACCCGACCGGCGAGAAGGCGCTGCTGACCGTGCCCTTCGAGTTCGCCGACGAGACGATCCCCTTCGGCGAGGAGGTCGTCACCGTCGACATGGAGGGCCGCGATGTGGGCACGGGCGCGGTGATCGCCGTGCGCGAGCGCGAGGACCAGGATCGGCGCAAGCTGCTCCTGCTCGAGGTGCCGTACGCGGACAAGCACGCGGTCGCGGGCTTCCGCATCCGCGAGCCGTGGCAGGGCGAGCCGGTCGACTGGAGCGCAACGGACGAGGATCCCATCGTCTGCCGCTGCGAGCGGATCCGCAGGAGCGAGATCGTCGCGGCGATCCGCGACGGGGTGCGCGACATGAACCAGCTCAAGGCCGTGGTCCGCTCGGGCATGGGCGGCTGCGGCGGCAAGACCTGCACCGAGCTCGTGCTGCGCCTCTACCGCGAGGAGGGCGTGGCCCCGTCCGAGGTGACGCGCCCCACCATCCGGCCCCTGGTGGCCGAAGTGCACCTGGGCGACTTCGTCCGACGGGTCGCGGAGGAGGTCGACTGA
- a CDS encoding FAD-binding oxidoreductase: MAANGTYDVIVVGAGSVGNPSACFLAQAGLKVLALDRRPAAGQGDNKAAIGGVRATHSDPGKIMTCSESLKIFTTWEETYGFGMGWKPGGYCFPVFDAQIEGVLKGILPLQKAHGLEIDWVDADRIAELCPGITRDGLRGGTYSPNDGQVSPLLAPVAFQREAQRHGAEYRFNERVLGYLREGDRVTGVRTDRGEYHAGETLLAAGADASEHGGMLGFEIPVAPDAHEAGISAPVAHFLAPLVVDLRPGPEGRTANFYFGQNHEGQIIFCYTPKQLFPGTDRESLSEFLPILANRMISLIPRLRNLLIRRVWRGCYPMTPDGVPIIDRIEGVDGLLLAVGMCGQGFMMGPGVAKNVTSLILGGRSTLPDEVHACFRFKRDYWAAKKEALK, from the coding sequence GTGGCCGCCAACGGGACATACGACGTGATCGTCGTCGGCGCGGGCAGCGTCGGCAATCCGAGCGCCTGCTTCCTGGCCCAGGCTGGCCTGAAGGTGCTGGCGCTCGACCGCCGGCCGGCCGCCGGCCAGGGCGACAACAAGGCCGCCATCGGCGGCGTGCGCGCCACGCATTCCGACCCCGGCAAGATCATGACCTGCAGCGAGAGCCTGAAGATCTTCACGACCTGGGAAGAGACGTACGGCTTCGGCATGGGCTGGAAACCGGGCGGCTACTGCTTCCCCGTCTTCGACGCGCAGATCGAGGGCGTGCTGAAGGGCATCCTGCCCCTCCAGAAGGCCCACGGCCTGGAAATCGACTGGGTCGATGCCGACCGCATCGCCGAGCTCTGCCCCGGCATCACGCGCGACGGCCTGCGCGGCGGCACCTACAGTCCCAACGACGGCCAGGTCTCGCCCCTGCTGGCGCCGGTCGCCTTCCAGCGCGAGGCACAGCGCCACGGCGCCGAGTACAGGTTCAACGAGCGCGTCCTGGGCTACTTGCGCGAAGGGGACCGCGTAACCGGCGTCCGGACCGACCGGGGCGAATACCACGCCGGAGAGACCCTGCTGGCCGCCGGCGCCGACGCCTCCGAACACGGCGGGATGCTCGGTTTCGAGATCCCCGTGGCGCCGGATGCGCACGAGGCGGGCATCAGCGCGCCGGTCGCGCACTTCCTGGCGCCGCTGGTCGTGGACCTGCGCCCCGGCCCCGAGGGCAGGACCGCCAACTTCTACTTCGGCCAGAACCACGAGGGACAGATCATCTTCTGCTACACGCCCAAGCAGCTCTTCCCGGGCACCGACCGCGAGTCCCTCTCGGAATTCCTGCCCATTCTGGCCAACCGGATGATCTCGCTGATCCCGCGCCTGCGGAATCTCCTGATCCGCCGCGTCTGGCGCGGCTGCTACCCCATGACGCCCGACGGCGTACCCATCATCGACCGCATCGAGGGCGTCGACGGACTGCTGCTGGCGGTCGGCATGTGCGGCCAGGGCTTCATGATGGGACCGGGGGTGGCCAAGAACGTCACCTCGTTGATCCTCGGCGGCCGCTCGACCCTGCCCGACGAGGTGCATGCCTGCTTCCGCTTCAAGCGCGATTACTGGGCTGCGAAGAAAGAAGCCCTGAAATAG
- a CDS encoding RNA-binding protein, with translation MKKIYVGNLPFTATEDELRNLFGQHGEVHSVALINDRDTGRPRGFGFVEMDDGAADAAISALNGTQLGGRDLNVNEARERPRRENRGTGW, from the coding sequence ATGAAGAAGATCTACGTCGGAAACCTACCCTTCACCGCTACCGAGGATGAGCTGCGCAACCTGTTCGGTCAGCACGGCGAGGTCCACTCGGTGGCCCTGATCAACGACCGCGACACCGGCCGCCCCCGCGGCTTCGGTTTCGTGGAGATGGACGACGGCGCCGCCGACGCAGCCATCAGCGCCCTCAACGGCACCCAGTTGGGCGGCCGCGATCTCAACGTGAACGAGGCGCGCGAGCGTCCCCGCCGCGAAAACCGCGGCACGGGTTGGTAG
- a CDS encoding DUF916 domain-containing protein produces MTSFCIRRAGSAVLALCLLILSTPAAASLSVQPAFVELDLSKGRPAKVVTVTNVSDQELRYRAETVHFVYTAGGSFETVEPDAQSMASWIKFNPREFTLAAGESRSIRLTVVAPKNLDDGEYWAALRFEPLVGLVSKSEVTDGKSVAIEVRTNILVPIVGRKGDLVFQCSLTDLKAWRSDQGFAVVASVANTGNGRARVVGTCEVLDADGNPVADGPLGEDTILAGGERRFERLLAGDYPPGAYTVRVRCTSKNFKDVLAGQTGVRDEPPAGYDSGTP; encoded by the coding sequence ATGACCAGTTTCTGCATCCGCCGCGCGGGCAGCGCCGTCCTGGCGCTCTGCCTGCTGATCCTGTCGACGCCGGCCGCGGCGTCCCTGTCCGTCCAACCCGCCTTCGTGGAACTCGACCTCTCGAAGGGGCGTCCCGCGAAGGTCGTGACCGTGACCAACGTCTCCGACCAGGAACTCCGCTACCGGGCCGAGACCGTGCACTTCGTCTACACCGCGGGCGGCAGCTTCGAGACGGTCGAACCAGACGCCCAGTCCATGGCCAGCTGGATCAAGTTCAACCCGCGTGAATTCACCCTCGCGGCCGGCGAGAGCCGGTCCATCCGCCTGACGGTCGTCGCCCCCAAGAACCTAGACGACGGGGAGTACTGGGCCGCCCTGCGCTTCGAGCCGCTGGTGGGCCTGGTCAGCAAGAGCGAGGTGACCGACGGGAAGTCGGTGGCCATCGAGGTGCGGACCAACATCCTGGTCCCCATCGTCGGACGCAAGGGCGACCTCGTCTTCCAGTGCAGCCTGACCGACCTGAAGGCCTGGCGCAGCGATCAGGGGTTCGCCGTGGTCGCCAGCGTGGCCAATACCGGCAATGGCCGGGCCAGGGTCGTGGGGACCTGCGAGGTCCTGGACGCCGACGGCAACCCGGTGGCCGACGGCCCTCTCGGCGAGGACACGATCCTCGCCGGCGGCGAGCGCCGCTTCGAGCGCCTGCTGGCGGGGGATTATCCGCCGGGCGCGTACACGGTCCGCGTGCGCTGCACCTCCAAGAACTTCAAGGACGTGCTGGCCGGACAGACCGGGGTTCGGGATGAACCCCCTGCCGGGTACGACAGTGGAACGCCCTAG
- a CDS encoding helix-turn-helix domain-containing protein — protein sequence MRSDYPEILTLQQAAELLQVSERTIQRMVKRGKMPGSQIGGQWRFDREQVKALVRGEWAPEPKPLTQSELIEKESRKLGVDRPETLIELQRQARKRLEQERDD from the coding sequence ATGCGGAGTGATTATCCCGAGATCCTCACCCTCCAGCAGGCGGCCGAACTGCTCCAGGTGTCGGAGCGGACCATCCAGCGCATGGTCAAGCGCGGCAAGATGCCCGGCTCGCAGATCGGTGGCCAGTGGCGCTTCGACCGCGAGCAGGTCAAGGCGCTGGTGCGTGGCGAGTGGGCGCCGGAGCCGAAGCCCCTGACCCAAAGCGAGTTGATCGAGAAGGAGTCGAGGAAGCTAGGCGTGGACCGGCCCGAGACCCTGATCGAGCTGCAGAGGCAAGCCAGAAAACGCCTGGAACAAGAGCGGGACGACTGA